CAAATTTCAAGGAGACTATGTTTTAAGAAATATTTTTGCTAAAAAGCTTAGAATAGCGTTAAGCCAATTTCCTGACTACACAGTTGTTCCCATACCAATTAGTCAAAAACGACTATCAGAACGTGGGTTTAATCAAGTGGAAGGACTTTTGGATGCTACAAATATTCCCTATCAGTCCCTTCTTGGAAAGTATGAAAGCCAAAAACAATCGTCTAAAAATCGAGCAGAGAGACTAGAAGCAAAACAGATGTTCTATCTATTAGATGAAAAAGAAGTGCCAGAAAAAATATTATTATTCGACGATATATACACAACAGGAGCCACAATCCAACTTGCTGTAGAACTTTTCATGAAAATTGGTAGGAAAGAAATCAAAACATTTTCACTAACACGATAAGAAAACGGTTGCAATATTCCTATAATGTGGTATAATAATAGTGAAGAAAGGCAAAAGCCAAGAAAGAGGTACTAAATATGATTAAATTCAGTATTCGTGGAGAAAACCTTGAAGTTACAGATGCACTTCGCACCTATGTAGAAGAGAAAGTGGCTAAGATTGAGAAATATTTCAATGAAGAACAAGAGTTGAATGCTAAAGTAAATCTAAAAGTTTACCGTGACAAGCGCGCAAAAGTAGAAGTAACAATTCCAGTTGGAGCAGTTACACTTCGCGCAGAAGATATTTCACAAGAAATGTATGGCTCTATCGATCTTGTAGTAGATAAGATTGAACGCCAAATTCGTCGTAACAAAACCAAGATTGAACGAAAACATCGTCAAAAAGTGGCAACTGGTCAAGTCTTTACAGATGAACTTGTTGAGCAAACAGGTGAGGAAGTGAAAGTGGTTCGTACTAAGCAAGTAGACTTGAAACCAATGGATATGGAAGAAGCAGTCCTCCAATTGGAGTTGCTCGGACATGATTTCTTTATCTATACAGATGCTAATGACGGTACAACAAATGTATTGTATAGACGTGAAGATGGAGATTTGGGTCTTCTAGAGGTACGTCAATAAAGATAATAAAACAGTTGCAGTTTTTGCAGCTGTTTTATCATTTTCAAAAAACCAGTTGACAATGTGTATAAGTCGTGATATAATAATTGAGTTGTCTCTTGAGGGACTAGTCAGTAGCGGAATGAAAAAAAGTTTCGAAAAAAGTGTTGACAAGTTCAGTAGAAGATGATAGAATAATTGAGTTGTCTCTTGAAGAACTAGTCAACAGCGAAACGAAAAAAAGTTTCAAAAAAGTGTTGAC
This region of Streptococcus suis genomic DNA includes:
- a CDS encoding ComF family protein, with protein sequence MSNCLLCGQAMKNKTRFSDLIFFSKEKSGTCEECFLTFEEIAEQHCPHCYKNGESESCKDCQYWQNQGKIVVHTALYQYNQAMAHYFSRYKFQGDYVLRNIFAKKLRIALSQFPDYTVVPIPISQKRLSERGFNQVEGLLDATNIPYQSLLGKYESQKQSSKNRAERLEAKQMFYLLDEKEVPEKILLFDDIYTTGATIQLAVELFMKIGRKEIKTFSLTR
- the hpf gene encoding ribosome hibernation-promoting factor, HPF/YfiA family, with amino-acid sequence MIKFSIRGENLEVTDALRTYVEEKVAKIEKYFNEEQELNAKVNLKVYRDKRAKVEVTIPVGAVTLRAEDISQEMYGSIDLVVDKIERQIRRNKTKIERKHRQKVATGQVFTDELVEQTGEEVKVVRTKQVDLKPMDMEEAVLQLELLGHDFFIYTDANDGTTNVLYRREDGDLGLLEVRQ